From a single Shewanella denitrificans OS217 genomic region:
- a CDS encoding Na(+)-translocating NADH-quinone reductase subunit A yields the protein MITIKKGLELPITGGPEQVIHNGPAINHVATLGEEYIGLRPTMKIKVGDKVQKGQVLFEDKKNLGVKYTALASGTILEINRGAKRVLQSVVIAVEGDDSVAFSKHDAGSLATLDAQLVRTNLIDSGLWTALRTRPFSKVPAVDATAAGIFVTAIDTQPLAADPAVVIAEHKDDFANGLTLLAKLTEGKVFLCKAPGADIPAANAQVEEFAGIHPAGLVGTHIHNLLPASAKRSVWHIGYQDVIAIGQLFTQGVLNTERVFAIGGPKAKKPRLVRSRLGASLVELMADETQAGDVRVISGSVLNGRTAAGVHAYAGRYHQQITVLEEGREQEFFGWAMPGGDKFSITRSFLSHLSPSRLFNMTTSTGGSERAMVPIGNYERVVPLDVLPTLLLRDLLSGDFDSAVTLGALELDEEDLALCTFVCPGKYDYGSYLRDCLDTIEREG from the coding sequence ATGATTACAATTAAGAAAGGATTGGAACTGCCTATAACAGGCGGACCAGAGCAAGTTATCCATAATGGCCCAGCCATTAACCATGTAGCTACTTTGGGTGAAGAGTATATTGGCTTACGTCCAACGATGAAAATCAAAGTGGGCGACAAAGTACAAAAAGGTCAGGTTCTTTTTGAAGATAAGAAGAATTTAGGCGTTAAATATACGGCTTTAGCCAGTGGTACTATATTAGAAATTAATCGAGGCGCAAAACGCGTACTTCAGTCAGTGGTGATTGCCGTTGAGGGTGACGATAGTGTCGCGTTCTCAAAGCATGATGCTGGCTCGTTGGCGACGTTAGATGCTCAGCTAGTTCGTACTAATCTGATTGATTCAGGTTTATGGACCGCTTTGCGTACCCGCCCATTCAGTAAAGTCCCAGCCGTCGATGCGACAGCTGCCGGTATTTTCGTTACTGCCATCGATACTCAACCGTTAGCGGCAGATCCTGCTGTGGTTATCGCCGAGCATAAAGACGACTTTGCCAATGGCTTAACCTTACTCGCCAAACTAACAGAAGGTAAAGTTTTCCTCTGTAAAGCACCGGGTGCGGATATTCCAGCAGCCAATGCTCAAGTTGAAGAGTTTGCCGGCATTCATCCAGCAGGTTTAGTGGGAACGCACATCCATAATCTTTTACCCGCCTCTGCCAAGCGCAGTGTGTGGCACATAGGTTATCAAGACGTGATCGCCATTGGCCAGTTATTCACTCAAGGTGTGTTAAACACTGAGCGTGTATTTGCTATTGGTGGCCCTAAAGCTAAAAAGCCTCGTCTAGTGCGCAGCCGTTTAGGTGCAAGCTTGGTTGAGCTTATGGCTGATGAGACTCAAGCCGGTGACGTGCGTGTGATTTCAGGTTCTGTGCTCAATGGTCGTACTGCAGCAGGCGTTCACGCTTATGCAGGACGTTATCACCAGCAGATCACTGTGCTAGAAGAAGGTCGTGAGCAAGAGTTTTTCGGCTGGGCTATGCCTGGTGGAGATAAGTTCTCTATTACTCGTTCATTCCTAAGCCATTTAAGTCCTTCTCGTTTATTCAATATGACGACAAGCACGGGTGGTTCAGAGCGCGCCATGGTACCCATTGGTAACTATGAACGTGTTGTGCCACTGGATGTGTTACCGACATTGTTACTAAGAGATCTGCTTTCTGGTGATTTTGACAGCGCAGTGACCCTTGGCGCATTAGAACTCGACGAAGAAGATTTGGCATTATGTACTTTCGTGTGTCCTGGTAAGTATGACTATGGTTCATATTTACGCGACTGTTTAGATACGATCGAGAGGGAAGGCTAA
- a CDS encoding coniferyl aldehyde dehydrogenase produces the protein MDSAAASINAMQVTFNEQRKHFNASLAPSYELRVVKLTQLKQQIIKYQTQLITALSHDYGHRSHHDSLIADILPCINHINYSLKQLKSWMRPSRRHAGLLLSPAKVTVQYQPLGVIGIIVPWNFPVMLSMGPLVTALAAGNNAMLKMSEFTPETNKVIHQLLADIFAPTEVAIVEGEAEVAAAFSSLPFNHLLFTGSTQVGRHVMCAAAENLTPVTLELGGKSPTIIADDMPIELAVERMIYGKCLNAGQICIAPDYVLCPRDKLESFIQAYCKHFQKMYPDFEHNQDYGNIINARQLQRLQETLADAKAKGATIIPAAPSGSGSKLATQLITDVTPEMTVMQAEIFGPLLPIIPYDDLDDAIHYINAHDRPLALYIMSLSKQVQQAILTKTHSGGVSINETLLHVAADDAPFGGIGPSGMGHYHGKEGFLTFSHAKTVLNSGRFSTSKFVHPPYGNKLQALLLKFFLR, from the coding sequence ATAGACTCAGCAGCGGCGAGCATTAACGCAATGCAAGTCACCTTTAACGAGCAGCGCAAGCATTTCAATGCCTCCTTAGCCCCCAGCTATGAATTAAGGGTGGTGAAGCTCACTCAGCTTAAACAACAGATCATCAAGTACCAGACTCAGTTAATCACAGCGCTGAGTCATGATTACGGCCACAGATCTCACCATGACAGCCTAATCGCAGACATCTTGCCTTGCATTAATCACATTAATTACAGCCTCAAGCAGCTTAAATCTTGGATGCGTCCCAGCCGGCGACACGCGGGATTGTTACTGTCTCCCGCCAAAGTCACAGTGCAATATCAACCTCTTGGCGTCATTGGCATCATAGTGCCATGGAATTTCCCTGTGATGTTGTCCATGGGGCCATTAGTCACAGCCCTAGCGGCAGGCAATAATGCCATGTTGAAAATGTCTGAGTTCACCCCTGAGACTAACAAGGTCATTCATCAATTATTGGCTGATATTTTCGCCCCTACAGAGGTCGCCATAGTAGAAGGCGAAGCCGAGGTTGCAGCGGCATTTTCATCCTTGCCGTTTAATCATTTGCTCTTTACCGGCTCCACTCAGGTGGGCCGTCATGTAATGTGCGCCGCCGCCGAAAACTTAACCCCTGTAACCTTAGAACTTGGCGGTAAATCGCCGACTATTATTGCCGATGACATGCCCATCGAACTTGCGGTAGAGCGGATGATTTACGGAAAATGCCTTAATGCTGGGCAAATTTGTATCGCGCCGGATTATGTCCTCTGTCCAAGAGACAAGCTCGAGTCCTTCATTCAGGCCTATTGCAAGCACTTCCAAAAAATGTACCCGGATTTTGAGCATAATCAGGACTATGGCAATATCATCAACGCCAGACAATTGCAGCGCTTACAAGAAACCCTTGCTGATGCCAAGGCCAAAGGCGCCACCATAATCCCAGCGGCGCCATCTGGCTCAGGCAGTAAATTAGCCACTCAATTGATCACTGACGTTACCCCAGAGATGACTGTGATGCAGGCAGAAATCTTCGGCCCATTATTGCCAATTATTCCTTATGATGATCTCGATGACGCCATCCATTATATAAACGCCCACGACAGGCCGCTGGCGCTATACATCATGAGTTTAAGCAAACAAGTGCAGCAAGCTATTTTGACTAAGACTCATTCTGGCGGCGTATCCATCAATGAAACCTTGCTTCACGTCGCCGCCGATGATGCGCCTTTTGGTGGTATCGGGCCTTCTGGCATGGGGCATTATCATGGCAAAGAAGGTTTCTTAACCTTCAGCCATGCTAAAACTGTGCTTAATAGTGGCCGCTTTAGCACAAGTAAATTTGTCCACCCACCCTATGGCAACAAACTGCAAGCCTTACTGTTGAAATTTTTCCTTCGATAA
- a CDS encoding winged helix-turn-helix domain-containing protein, which yields MTTKSQKAFYRKLYLAHLMTEDRHNLPSLQALTQMPRRTLQDTIAAFGDIGIEFEFVQTKERHNAGYYQICSWGPISSAWVSAHLDVIQAALALDAPAANG from the coding sequence GTGACCACTAAATCCCAGAAAGCATTTTACCGCAAATTGTATTTGGCTCATTTAATGACTGAGGACAGGCATAATCTGCCGAGTTTGCAGGCACTCACTCAAATGCCAAGGCGCACCCTGCAAGACACTATCGCAGCCTTTGGTGACATAGGTATCGAGTTTGAATTTGTGCAGACCAAAGAACGTCATAATGCAGGGTATTATCAAATCTGTAGTTGGGGACCTATCAGCAGTGCTTGGGTGAGCGCCCACCTTGATGTTATCCAAGCGGCGTTAGCCTTAGATGCGCCAGCAGCCAATGGCTGA
- a CDS encoding BolA family protein, with product MSTEHVITEKLSQLFNPEHLEVLNESHRHHVPPNSETHFKVVIVSDSFADKRPLARHREVNQALAFELENGVHALSINTYTQAEWQALDAVPRTPNCKG from the coding sequence ATGAGCACTGAACACGTTATAACTGAAAAGCTGAGCCAGTTGTTTAATCCAGAGCACTTAGAAGTGCTCAATGAAAGCCATCGTCACCATGTGCCGCCTAACTCAGAAACCCATTTTAAGGTGGTCATTGTCAGTGACAGCTTTGCTGATAAACGCCCATTGGCTCGCCATAGAGAAGTGAATCAAGCATTGGCATTCGAACTTGAAAATGGTGTGCATGCCTTGTCGATTAATACTTATACCCAAGCGGAATGGCAAGCACTCGATGCCGTGCCGCGCACCCCAAATTGCAAAGGCTAA
- a CDS encoding DUF924 family protein, with product MTNLTTQGRQATSPEAILQFWFEDISPKQWWVKDLQFDALLRQDYQGLLQQAMAGELWQWRTSDGGRLAEIIVLDQFSRNIYRNTPQAFAADAQALTLAQEAVTAGCLTRLSPLQAPFMLMPYMHSESVLIHQQAVPLFERYAQNNLDFELKHQAIIHQFGRYPHRNAILNRSSSAEETEFLQQPGSSF from the coding sequence ATGACGAACTTAACCACCCAAGGCCGGCAAGCCACAAGCCCTGAGGCAATACTGCAGTTTTGGTTTGAAGACATAAGCCCCAAGCAATGGTGGGTAAAAGATCTGCAGTTTGATGCCCTACTGCGCCAAGATTACCAAGGGTTATTGCAGCAAGCTATGGCGGGAGAATTGTGGCAATGGCGCACTAGCGATGGGGGGCGTTTAGCGGAAATTATTGTATTAGATCAATTCTCCCGTAATATTTATCGCAATACCCCACAAGCGTTTGCCGCCGATGCTCAAGCGTTAACCTTGGCACAAGAAGCCGTCACCGCAGGCTGCTTGACCCGTTTATCCCCGTTGCAAGCCCCTTTTATGCTAATGCCCTACATGCACAGTGAGTCAGTGCTTATCCACCAGCAAGCTGTGCCCTTGTTTGAGCGATATGCCCAAAACAACCTCGACTTTGAGCTAAAGCATCAAGCCATTATTCATCAGTTTGGTCGCTATCCCCACAGGAACGCTATCCTCAATCGAAGTTCAAGCGCCGAAGAAACTGAATTTTTACAACAACCGGGTTCAAGTTTTTAA
- a CDS encoding GGDEF domain-containing protein: protein MTSLAQALIAIGLVLLLLSLKPTFAISQLPTEQQKGWRILFMLICCFVLGYLSFLFMLMNQAITPLEMVVAWVFCGGGAFVYLITRMSQKTIHLLIINANTNLHRAHHDELTLLPKRQLLYQAMDQHIQANKPFCCMMLDLNDFKQINDRLGHDCGDWVLISVAKRIQSIMPKDAMVSRLGGDELAVIINGRYSECGEDMAKDIQLSVSQAISYNEESLTIGVSIGIAEFPLQGQTREQLLKQADIAMYHAKRNKKAYALYQQTFEVELEKNDA from the coding sequence ATGACAAGTCTAGCTCAAGCCCTTATTGCTATAGGCCTTGTACTCTTACTGTTATCACTTAAACCTACATTTGCCATTAGCCAGCTGCCCACAGAGCAACAAAAAGGCTGGCGAATACTGTTTATGCTTATTTGCTGCTTTGTTTTGGGTTATTTAAGCTTTCTTTTTATGCTGATGAATCAAGCGATCACCCCACTAGAGATGGTGGTCGCTTGGGTTTTTTGTGGCGGCGGCGCCTTCGTTTATCTCATCACCAGAATGAGTCAAAAAACCATTCACCTGCTCATCATTAACGCCAACACTAACCTTCATAGGGCTCATCATGATGAACTCACCCTGTTGCCCAAACGGCAACTCTTATATCAGGCAATGGATCAGCATATACAAGCAAACAAGCCGTTTTGCTGCATGATGCTGGATTTAAATGATTTTAAGCAAATTAACGACCGCTTGGGTCATGATTGTGGCGATTGGGTTCTGATCTCAGTGGCCAAGCGTATTCAAAGCATCATGCCCAAGGATGCCATGGTGTCAAGGCTTGGTGGTGATGAACTGGCGGTGATTATTAACGGCCGCTATAGCGAATGTGGCGAGGATATGGCCAAAGACATCCAATTAAGCGTTAGCCAAGCGATTTCCTATAACGAAGAATCGCTAACCATAGGTGTCAGTATTGGCATCGCCGAATTCCCCCTCCAAGGGCAAACTCGTGAACAATTGCTCAAGCAAGCCGACATCGCCATGTACCATGCTAAGCGCAACAAAAAAGCTTATGCCTTGTATCAGCAAACATTTGAAGTAGAACTTGAAAAAAACGACGCCTAA
- a CDS encoding alpha-ketoglutarate-dependent dioxygenase AlkB family protein produces the protein MSSIHAKESQTADANSAGANPASLRQDGSLQQVSFDFIERHNNAHGSGAKGADLGERCEHKVRKSPPVTWLTGFLSVQEQQALLDDAKSYPFERPQIEVYGKLHPIPRQQVWFADEDCGYRYASLFISPTPWPALLMQLRQRLQAELGLVFNGVLVNFYADGQDTVGWHSDDEAEIRKPSSIASISIGATRDFQIRHKRSQETFTLPLVSGDLLIMQPGMQQTWQHAVPRRAKVKAPRINLTFRELVPQRDNHLI, from the coding sequence ATGTCTTCCATTCACGCTAAAGAATCACAAACTGCTGATGCTAATTCTGCAGGCGCAAATCCTGCGAGTTTGAGGCAAGATGGGTCATTGCAGCAAGTAAGCTTTGACTTTATTGAGCGCCATAACAATGCTCATGGCAGTGGCGCTAAGGGAGCTGATTTAGGCGAACGTTGTGAACACAAGGTAAGGAAATCCCCGCCTGTGACTTGGTTAACGGGATTTTTGAGCGTTCAAGAGCAGCAGGCTTTATTGGATGATGCTAAAAGCTATCCTTTTGAGCGCCCTCAGATTGAGGTTTATGGCAAACTTCATCCTATCCCTCGTCAACAAGTTTGGTTTGCCGATGAAGACTGTGGCTATCGCTATGCATCACTCTTTATTAGCCCTACACCTTGGCCTGCATTGCTCATGCAGCTGAGGCAAAGATTGCAAGCCGAATTGGGCTTAGTGTTCAATGGCGTGTTAGTGAATTTTTATGCTGATGGCCAAGATACTGTGGGCTGGCACAGCGATGATGAAGCTGAAATTCGCAAACCTTCCAGCATAGCGTCTATCAGTATCGGTGCGACGCGAGACTTTCAAATTCGCCACAAGCGCAGCCAAGAGACCTTTACCTTACCTTTAGTCTCGGGGGATTTGCTTATCATGCAGCCTGGCATGCAACAAACTTGGCAGCATGCCGTGCCTAGGCGAGCTAAGGTCAAAGCGCCGAGAATAAACCTCACGTTTAGGGAGCTTGTGCCCCAAAGGGATAATCATCTTATATAG
- a CDS encoding NADH:ubiquinone reductase (Na(+)-transporting) subunit B, translating to MGLKDFFKRIEPQFEKGGKYEKWYALFEAVYTGFYTPGKVNKGTTHVRDNLDLKRMMITVWACALPAMFFGMYNVGFQAQEALAAGFAVPDVWQTSLFGLFGTQLTASSGIPALLWYGMCFFLPIYAVTFVVGGIWEVLFAAVRGHEVNEGFFVTSILFALTLPATIPLWMVALGITFGVVIAKEVFGGTGRNFLNPALAGRAFLFFAYPLNMSGDTSWVVADGFSGATHLSQAAQGTLDYSLNQDWWNAFLGFIPGSVGEVSTLAILLGGLVIIYTRIASWRIVGGVLLGMMAVAFLLNAIGSDTNPMFAMPWYWHFVLGGFAFGMMFMATDPVSASFTNKAKWGYGFLIGAMAVFIRVVNPAFPEGMMLAILFANLFAPLFDHFVVQANIKRRIARG from the coding sequence ATGGGCTTGAAAGATTTTTTCAAACGTATTGAACCCCAGTTTGAAAAGGGTGGTAAATACGAGAAGTGGTATGCGCTTTTTGAAGCGGTTTACACGGGTTTTTATACGCCGGGTAAAGTGAACAAAGGCACAACCCATGTACGCGATAATTTAGACTTGAAGCGTATGATGATTACCGTTTGGGCTTGCGCCTTACCTGCCATGTTTTTTGGTATGTATAACGTAGGTTTCCAAGCGCAAGAAGCATTAGCCGCTGGCTTTGCGGTTCCTGATGTGTGGCAAACCAGCCTATTTGGCCTATTTGGTACGCAGCTGACAGCAAGCTCTGGCATCCCAGCCTTACTTTGGTATGGCATGTGTTTCTTCCTACCTATTTATGCAGTGACATTTGTTGTCGGTGGTATTTGGGAAGTGCTATTTGCGGCCGTTCGTGGTCATGAAGTTAACGAAGGTTTCTTCGTGACCTCTATCCTGTTCGCTTTGACTTTACCTGCAACGATTCCGTTATGGATGGTGGCTTTAGGTATTACCTTCGGTGTGGTTATCGCCAAGGAAGTCTTCGGTGGCACGGGTCGTAACTTCTTAAACCCAGCATTAGCAGGCCGTGCTTTCTTGTTCTTCGCTTACCCGCTAAACATGTCTGGCGACACCTCTTGGGTGGTTGCAGACGGTTTCTCCGGCGCGACGCACTTAAGCCAAGCTGCCCAAGGCACGTTAGATTATTCGCTTAATCAAGACTGGTGGAATGCTTTCCTAGGTTTCATTCCTGGTTCTGTGGGTGAAGTATCGACCTTAGCAATTTTGCTCGGTGGTTTAGTGATTATCTACACGCGTATCGCCTCGTGGCGCATCGTGGGTGGGGTATTGCTAGGTATGATGGCGGTTGCTTTCCTATTAAATGCTATCGGTAGCGACACTAACCCTATGTTTGCCATGCCCTGGTACTGGCACTTTGTCTTAGGTGGTTTTGCTTTTGGTATGATGTTTATGGCGACAGATCCTGTGTCTGCCTCATTTACCAACAAAGCAAAATGGGGCTACGGTTTCTTAATCGGCGCTATGGCGGTGTTTATCCGTGTGGTTAACCCTGCATTCCCTGAAGGCATGATGCTGGCAATTTTGTTTGCTAACTTATTTGCGCCACTGTTCGACCATTTTGTGGTCCAGGCAAATATCAAGCGGAGGATCGCTCGTGGCTAG
- a CDS encoding alpha/beta hydrolase, with protein sequence MKYKNCFLFLLTTFSLAISMDVFSANQSAQGIVEEAQQANALDHPAAFEIPRSAVIDIKDSISGRTYPLFIKLPKSYRSQPNKRYPVIYLTDSWYSFQIVSGATRFPMNFNKMDEAIIVAISYSEGSRGSSSRNRDYTPSVNPAWKDITGGAAAHRDFIETTVFDYVERHYRAEAGSRIFVGNSFGGLFGTYVLMSKPEMFDSYILGSPSYWWDKGYIFELEKQFRKSAKPVSAKVFIGIGELEKKVNGVGEDMVKEAQAFYDLMQQWSSRPQTKLLIIPEADHQTAFPTTAIHGLQWILGKCPPKGNCLQGNLN encoded by the coding sequence TTGAAGTATAAAAACTGTTTTCTCTTCTTGCTCACCACATTCTCTCTTGCTATATCAATGGATGTTTTCTCAGCCAATCAAAGCGCTCAAGGGATAGTGGAAGAGGCGCAACAAGCCAATGCCTTAGATCATCCTGCCGCCTTTGAGATCCCACGAAGCGCAGTGATTGATATTAAAGACTCAATTAGCGGCAGAACCTACCCGCTATTTATCAAGTTACCTAAGTCTTATCGCAGTCAGCCAAATAAACGCTATCCCGTCATTTATTTAACTGACTCTTGGTACAGCTTTCAAATTGTCTCTGGGGCGACCCGCTTTCCGATGAATTTTAATAAAATGGATGAAGCCATTATTGTTGCTATCTCCTATTCCGAAGGAAGTCGGGGCAGCTCGAGCCGTAATCGTGATTACACCCCAAGTGTCAATCCAGCATGGAAAGACATTACCGGCGGGGCAGCAGCCCACAGGGACTTTATCGAAACGACGGTGTTTGATTATGTCGAACGTCATTATCGAGCCGAAGCTGGCAGCAGGATTTTTGTCGGCAATTCTTTTGGCGGCCTTTTTGGCACCTATGTCTTGATGAGCAAACCTGAGATGTTTGACAGCTATATTCTCGGCAGCCCGTCTTACTGGTGGGATAAAGGCTACATTTTTGAATTAGAAAAGCAGTTCAGGAAAAGCGCTAAACCTGTCTCAGCCAAGGTATTTATCGGCATTGGCGAGTTAGAAAAGAAAGTTAACGGGGTAGGGGAAGACATGGTCAAGGAGGCTCAAGCCTTTTATGACTTGATGCAACAATGGTCCTCAAGGCCGCAGACTAAGCTATTGATTATCCCCGAGGCGGATCATCAAACGGCGTTTCCTACTACGGCCATCCATGGACTGCAGTGGATATTAGGCAAATGCCCACCCAAGGGGAATTGCTTGCAGGGAAATCTTAACTAA
- a CDS encoding TetR/AcrR family transcriptional regulator gives MTSRALENKPATNKRQAILDTALNLFVTQGFHGSSTAQIARQAGVATGTLFHHFSSKEMLLNELFLSIKQEFAEDILQVFQGLDLDTHPQRSLKASAQKLWNRAIDWAIANPIKQRFFLLYALSPELAVDVREQAMNSILGFISKLLTQGQAMGEIVTFPLGLMLDNCHGQYLASIRFFTDYPALGQDPLHREASFELFWRSIKA, from the coding sequence TTGACCAGTCGCGCCCTTGAAAATAAACCCGCCACCAATAAGCGCCAAGCCATTTTAGATACCGCCTTGAATTTGTTTGTCACTCAGGGTTTTCATGGCAGCTCGACCGCGCAAATAGCCCGTCAGGCTGGGGTTGCCACAGGGACCTTATTTCATCACTTTTCATCGAAGGAAATGTTATTAAACGAACTCTTTCTATCGATTAAACAAGAGTTTGCCGAAGACATCTTGCAGGTGTTTCAAGGATTGGATTTAGATACTCATCCGCAACGAAGCCTTAAAGCTTCTGCTCAAAAATTGTGGAACAGGGCCATAGACTGGGCCATAGCCAATCCCATCAAACAGCGATTTTTCTTACTTTATGCCTTATCCCCTGAACTTGCCGTTGATGTACGTGAGCAAGCCATGAACTCTATATTGGGCTTTATTTCGAAGCTGTTGACCCAAGGGCAAGCCATGGGAGAAATTGTCACTTTCCCCCTAGGGCTGATGCTAGACAATTGCCATGGCCAATACTTGGCCAGCATTCGTTTTTTTACCGACTATCCCGCACTTGGCCAAGACCCACTGCACAGAGAAGCAAGCTTCGAACTGTTTTGGCGCTCCATTAAAGCCTAA
- a CDS encoding universal stress protein, translated as MRKGTILWPTDFSDTASHALSYAIEMANLYQVGIKILHVVPQPVGDENYMILSISPEELAQNMELAAANRMQQLLSELDTNLSVETQIRRGDAATEIIAEANAGDVGMVVLASHGRTGFSHFLHENVAEAVANLAKCPVLVVK; from the coding sequence ATGCGTAAAGGTACGATTTTATGGCCAACGGATTTTTCTGATACGGCGTCCCATGCACTCAGTTATGCCATCGAAATGGCCAACTTATATCAAGTTGGGATCAAAATTTTACATGTGGTGCCTCAGCCCGTTGGGGACGAGAACTACATGATTTTATCCATTAGTCCAGAAGAGTTGGCCCAAAACATGGAACTTGCTGCCGCTAATCGCATGCAGCAATTACTCTCTGAATTAGACACTAACTTAAGCGTTGAAACTCAAATTCGCCGCGGTGATGCGGCCACCGAAATCATCGCCGAAGCCAATGCGGGCGACGTTGGCATGGTGGTGCTGGCGAGCCACGGTCGAACCGGTTTTAGCCACTTTCTCCATGAGAATGTCGCCGAAGCTGTGGCGAATTTGGCTAAGTGCCCAGTGCTGGTGGTCAAATAG
- a CDS encoding Na(+)-translocating NADH-quinone reductase subunit C yields the protein MASNKDSFGRTLFIVVGLCLICSIFVSTAAVVLKPTQQENKLLDKQKYILEAAGLINTKQEEVSKAQIQETYARLVTAKVVDLASGDYVEGIDGNTFDMEKAARDPSRSFKPENDIASVKRVANRAVIYLVNDEAGSLQTVIMPVKGYGLWSTMFAFLAVAPDMNTVQSLVYYDFTGSGETPGLGGEVQNPKWIAKWTDKKLYDEQGNLAIKVTKNPAIANSVHGVDALSGATLTSNGVQHSLTFWLGEEGFARFIEKARNGGLS from the coding sequence GTGGCTAGTAATAAAGATTCGTTCGGAAGAACGCTATTTATCGTTGTTGGCTTGTGCTTAATCTGCTCTATTTTTGTATCGACAGCAGCGGTAGTGCTAAAGCCAACCCAACAAGAAAATAAATTGCTTGATAAGCAAAAATACATTCTTGAAGCAGCGGGTTTAATCAACACTAAGCAAGAGGAAGTGTCTAAGGCTCAAATTCAAGAGACTTATGCGCGTCTAGTGACTGCTAAAGTGGTTGACCTTGCCAGTGGTGATTATGTGGAAGGTATCGATGGTAATACCTTCGATATGGAGAAAGCCGCTCGTGACCCAAGCCGTTCATTCAAACCTGAGAACGACATCGCCTCGGTTAAGCGTGTTGCTAACCGTGCGGTTATCTACTTAGTTAATGATGAAGCGGGTAGCCTGCAGACTGTGATCATGCCTGTTAAAGGTTATGGTCTTTGGTCAACCATGTTTGCTTTCTTGGCCGTAGCACCTGACATGAACACAGTGCAAAGCTTAGTTTACTATGACTTTACTGGTTCTGGTGAAACACCGGGTCTTGGCGGAGAAGTCCAAAATCCAAAATGGATTGCTAAGTGGACTGACAAGAAACTCTATGATGAGCAAGGCAACTTGGCCATTAAGGTGACTAAGAATCCCGCTATTGCTAATTCTGTACACGGTGTAGATGCGCTATCAGGTGCGACATTAACCAGTAACGGTGTGCAGCATTCGCTGACATTCTGGTTAGGCGAAGAAGGTTTCGCCCGCTTTATTGAGAAGGCACGTAACGGAGGGCTAAGCTAA
- the luxS gene encoding S-ribosylhomocysteine lyase — MPLLDSFTVDHTRMQAPAVRVAKQMNTPKGDAITVFDLRFCVPNKAILSERGIHTLEHLFAGFMRNHLNSESVEVIDISPMGCRTGFYMSLIGTPKEQEVANAWLHAMEDVLQVTKQEDIPELNEFQCGTFEMHSLPQAKAIAQDIISAGIGVNQNAELTLDESLLSKG, encoded by the coding sequence ATGCCATTATTGGACAGTTTTACCGTAGATCATACCCGTATGCAGGCGCCAGCCGTGCGTGTTGCCAAACAGATGAACACCCCTAAGGGTGATGCGATTACCGTGTTTGATTTACGTTTTTGTGTGCCTAATAAAGCCATACTGTCGGAGCGGGGCATACATACCTTAGAGCATTTATTTGCCGGCTTTATGCGAAATCACCTCAATAGTGAGTCAGTTGAAGTCATAGATATCTCACCTATGGGATGTCGCACGGGTTTTTACATGAGTCTTATCGGCACGCCCAAAGAGCAAGAGGTGGCCAATGCTTGGTTGCATGCCATGGAAGATGTGTTGCAAGTCACTAAACAGGAAGATATTCCAGAACTTAATGAGTTTCAATGTGGCACCTTTGAAATGCATTCTTTACCTCAAGCGAAAGCCATAGCTCAAGACATCATTTCAGCGGGAATTGGGGTGAATCAGAACGCCGAGTTAACCTTAGATGAATCATTATTATCCAAAGGATAA